GGCGCTGGTCTGCGCCAGCAGCAGACGGGCCCACGCCGGGCGGGCGCGCCGCAGTGGCCCGGCCAGGCCGGCGAGGGCGAACGCGGCGATCGGCGTCCAGGGAAACAGCCCGCGGTTGGTGGAGAAGAGCACCTCGAGCCAATGGGGCGCGCGGAGATCGAACGTCCCCGCCCCAGCGATCCCATAGGGATTCCCGACGAGCCACGCGCCGAAGACCACGCGCCAGCCGATCATCTGGGGGAGGAACCCGACCCAGGCCCCAACCCCCAGGGAGAGCAAGCGGAGGATCCCCCTTCGCGGGGCGCCCGCAGGGCCCAACGGAGATCCTCTAGGGCCGGCCACAGCAGCAGGGTGGCGTTCGGATAGCGCACCACAGCCGCCAGCCCGCCGATCCATCCCAGCGCCAGCCGGGTCAGGGGCGTGGGCTTCTCCCAGCGGGTCCATACCCAGAGGAACCCGGCGTTGATGAAGAAATCCACCGCGTGGGACATGAAGGGATGGGCAGACATATAGAACACCAGCGGCGAGGCCAGCCATGCGGTGAGCACTCCCCACAGGGCGGCGGCCGGGGAAGCGATCCGGAGAGCCAGACGCCGGAGCAGCTCCAGGCCGATGAGGGCGTAGAGGGCAGACCCCAAAGCCGTCAGGATCCGATAGGGCGCGCTGTATCCGTCGGCCTCCCAGGGGATCCCCAGGGCGTTCCCCAGATGGACAAGGCCGTGGGCTATCAGGAAGAAGGGGGACCACAACAACGCGGGTCCCACGGACCATTCGTTGATCCGATATCCGGTGGGCGACAGCCCTCGCTCCCCGCCATACCCGAAGCGGATGAACTCCTCGCTCACGTCCAGGCTGCCCCGGATGACTGTCGCCCGCAGCCAGGCGTAATAGGCCACGGTGTCCATCCCGTGCAGCTGCGGGCGGAAAAGAAGAAGCAACACCGCAACCCAGACCCCGAGGAGGATCCCGGGATGGCGGTTTCCCCTCATCGAGGGCTCTCCTGTCGGATCTCCCGGGCGAGCAAGGCCCACAGCCCCAGGCTCCCCAGCGTCGCCAGATCCAGCAGCGGCGTCCAGCCGACGAAGGCGTGCCAGGCCACCCCCCAGATGGCGATCGCCCCGACGCTCGCCCCAAGCACCCCCCATCCGATCCGGGAGTGCCCGGGTTGCGTGAGCCACGCCGCGAGGGGCAGGCTCAGGATCGTGCCGTGATGATACCACGTCCCCGGGTTCGCCAGGAGGAAGGCGATGGCCACCAGGCCAGCCCGACGCACAAAGTCGGGATGAGCCTTCCCGGGCCGACCCAGGGCGATCCCGGTGAGCAGCAACAGCATCCCGGCCAGCCCCCATCCAACCCCTCGCGCGATCCCGGCATCGTCGGCCAGGGAGAATCCGTAGGGATGACGGATGAGCCAGCGGGCGGCCAGCCCGGGCAGGTTCTGCGCCGGGGGGTAGACGCCGCCGGATGTGGGTAGATGGAGGCGGAGAAATCCCATGGCGGGTGGGCCGAACGCCAGAAGGCCCGCCGCCAGGGAGAGCGCCACCCCCAGGGCCATCCCGGCCAGCGCCCTCCGCCGCCCCTCGTAGAGGCAGAGGGCTGCCGGCCCGAGGGCCAGGGGCTTAAGCATGAGGCTGAGCCCCAACAGAAGCCCGCCCCACCCTTCCCGGCCCCGGCCGATCCACCGGACCGCCAGGATCATCCCCAGGGTGACCAGGGGGTTGATCTGTCCGGCGTAAAGGCTCACGAAAAAGGGGGGAAGAAGGCCCACCCCCAGCCGGATCAGGATCCGCCGGGCCGGATCCCGGGCCATCCGGGCGAGGACCTCCGCCGTCAGCAAGGCGCTGAGGGCCTGGGCCGCGACCCAGATCCCCATCCCCCGGTCCGGGAGTGACAGCCCGGGGAGGACCAGGAGCGCTGCGAGGGGTGGGTAACGATAAGGAGGTGCGTAGCGGGAAAAGCCCAGCGCTTCCGCCGCCCGGGCGTATTCCCCTTCCGCCCAGGAATAGACATCTTCGCCCCGGGAGAACCCATACGCGGCCATCGCGTAGACCGGATAATCGATGGGCGTGCGGAGAAGGATCACCGCGGCTGCGGCGAGGAGGTAGACGCAAAGCACCGAGATCCGGCTGAAGGCCTCCAAGGTCTTCATCATCGGATGCCATCTCCCCCGTTGTGGAGGACGGATCGGAACCCTTCCCCATCATGATCCAGACCGATGGGGCCTGCAACCGGCTTTCCATCATCCGGGGGGATTCCCGGCGAACTCGCGTTCGGCAGCCTGTCGCAGACGCGGCGCGCTTACCGCGTCCATCCGTCCTCCACCGGCTCTCCGTTTCAGCGCCCAAGGAACGCCCCTTCTTTCCGGCCTTCGCCACACAGATCCCAATGGGTGAGCTCACAACGCTCCAGGGCATCCCGATGGAACCGGGCCCTGTCCGAGGCTTCCTGTAGAAGAGGCGGCGCCCAAATTTGTGATTAATTTCACTACCCGAGACCAGCGAAAATCGGATAAGGAGAGTTGCCGAAATCGGAGGGCTGTCCTATCATTTTCTTTTGAAACCTGTTGACGGCGGCTCCCTCACTTTTCCACGGGAGGTGGGAGGATGAAGAAGTGGGTCTACCTGTTCGAGGAAGGCTACCGCGAGATTCCGGCGGAGCGCCGTCGGGATCTGCTGGGTGGGAAGGGCGCCGGGTTGGCGGAGATGGCCGGGGCGGGCCTTCCGGTCCCTCCCGGGTTCACCATCACCACGGAGGCCTGCAACGCGTACTTCGCCGCCGGCCGCCAGTTCCCCGAAGGGCTGTGGGAGCAGGTCCTGGAGGCCCTTCATCGCGTTGAGGAGAAAGTCGGCCGCCGCTTCGGCGATCCCCAAAACCCTCTCCTGGTCTCCGTCCGCTCGGGCGCCAAATTCTCCATGCCCGGGATGATGGACACCGTCCTCAACGTCGGCCTCACGGATGAGACGGTGAAAGGCCTGATCGCCCAGACCGGAGACGAGCGCTTCGCCTACGACGCCTACCGCCGCCTCATCCAGATGTTCGGCCGCATCGTCAAGGGCATCCCCGGTGAGCGGTTCGAACACATCCTGGACCGCTACAAGGCGAAGACGAAGGGTAAGCAGGATACCGATCTCACCGCGGAGATGCTCCGGGACATTGTGGAGGAGTTCAAGGCCCTCTACCGCAAGGAGCTCGAGGAGGAGTTCCCTCAGGATCCCCTGGAGCAGCTGCGCCAGGCCATCCGGGCGGTGTTCGACTCCTGGTTCGGCAAGCGGGCGGTCGATTACCGCAACTTCTACAAGATCCCCCACGACCTGGGCACCGCCTGCAATGTCCAGACCATGGTCTTCGGCAACATGGGCTTCGACTCGGCCACCGGCGTGGCCTTCACCCGCAACCCGGCCACCGGTGAGAAGGAGCTCTATGGAGAATACCTCCCGAACGCCCAGGGCGAGGACGTGGTGGCCGGCATTCGGACGCCCCTCAAGATCACGAAGAAGGCCTCGCAGGAGTGGGCCCGGGAGCACGGGATCTCCGAAGAGGAGCGGCGCTTGCGCTATCCCAGCCTCGAGGAGCGGATGCCGGAGACCTACCAGCAGTTCCTGGAGGTGGCGGCGCTCCTGGAGCGTCACTACCGGGATGTCCAGGACCTGGAGTTCACCATCGAGCGCGGGCGGCTCTGGATGCTCCAGACCCGCACCGGCAAGCGCACCGCCAAGGCCGCCGTCAAGATCGCCGTGGACATGGTCCACGAAGGCCTCATCACTAAAGAAGAGGCGGTGATGCGAGTCGAGCCTGAGCAGATCAACCAGCTCCTGCTGCCCCGCTTCGACGAGAAGGCCAAGGAGCGAGCCCGGGAGAAGGGGGATCTGCTAGCCCGGGGCCTCAACGCCTCCCCGGGCGCGGCCACCGGCCATGCTGTCTTCGACGCCGACACGGCCGAGGCCTGGGGCCGGGACGGCCGGCCGGTCATCCTGGTGCGGCCGGAGACCACGCCGGACGACGTCCATGGGATGATCGCGGCCCGGGGCATCCTCACCCAGCGCGGCGGGGCGACCTCCCACGCGGCGGTGGTGGCCCGGGGCCTGGGCAAGCCGGCAGTGGTCGGCTGCGAGGCCCTGCAGATCGACCTGGAGCGCAAGCAGTTCTCCGTCAACGGCCGGGTGATCCGCGAGGGCGACTTCATCTCCATCGACGGCTCCACCGGCGAGGTCTTCGCCGGCCAGATCCCCACCATCGACCCCAACCTGGCGGAGGAGCGGGAGCTGGCGGAGCTGCTCGCCTGGGCCGATGAGTTCCGGCGCCTGCAGGTCTGGGCCAACGCGGATTACCCGCGGGATGCCCGCAAGGCCCGGGAGTTCGGAGCGGAGGGCATCGGCCTGGCCCGCACCGAGCACATGTTCTTCGAGGCCGACCGCCTGCCCTACGTTCGCCAGATGATCCTCAACGCCCCCGAGGCCCAGCGCTTGATGGATCAGTTGCGGGCGGCGCAGCAGGCCGCTCAGGCCCGCCCCGACGATCCGAAGGCCCAGAAGGCCCTGCGAGAGGCCGAACGCGCCGTCCGGACCTCGAAGGCCGTCAAGGCCTACCGCAAGGCCCTGGATCGCCTCCTGCCCGTCCAGCGGAAGGACTTCGAGGGTCTCTTCGAGGCCATGGACGGGCTGCCGGTGATCATCCGGCTCATCGACCCGCCGATGCACGAGTTCCTGCCGCGCTACGAGGAGCTCCTGGCCGAAGTGGTGGAGCTGCGGACCCGCATCGAGGAGCGCCGCAAGATCAAGGGCTACCGCCCGCGCAAGGGCGAGAAGTCCATCCGGCAGATGGAGGAGGAGCTGGCCGAGAAGGAGGCCCTCCTGCGGGCGGTCAACGCCCTGCGGGAGATGAACCCCATGCTGGGCCTGCGGGGTATCCGCCTCGGCATCCTCTACCCGGACATCATCCGTCTCCAGGTGCGGGCTATCCTCGAGGCCGCCTGCAACGTGAAGCGGCGGGGCATCACCCCCAAGCCGGAGATCATGATCCCCCTCAGCGCCGACGTGAAGGAGCTCCAGATCGTCCGGGAGATCGTCGATGAGGTGGCCCGGGAGGTCATGGCCCGGGAAGGGGTGGAGATCGAATACAAGTTCGGGACCATGATCGAGGTCCCGCGGGCGGCCCTGCTGGCGGCCGAGATCGCCCAGGTCGCCGAGTTCTTCTCCTTCGGCACCAACGACCTCACCCAGACCGTCTGGGCCATCAGCCGCGATGACGCCGAGGGCAAGTTCCTCCTGCGCTACCTCGAGGAGAAGATCGTCCCCGAGAACCCCTTCCAGGTGCTGGACCGCAAAGGGGTGGGCCGGCTGATGCGGATGGCGGTGGAGGAAGGCCGGCGCACTCGGCCGGACCTGGAGGTCGGCATCTGCGGGGAGCACGGCGGGGATCCTTCTTCCATCGAGTTCTGCCACGAGATCGGGCTCAACTACGTGAGCGCCTCGCCCTACCGGGTGCCGGTGGCCCGCCTGGCCGCGGCCCAGGCCGCCCTGAAGGAGCGGGCCGCGCGCATCGAGACCCGTTGAGCGAACGGATGAACCCGAAAGCGGGAGGGGGCGGGTCGTATGTCGCCCGCCCCCTGCTTTCTCACCCTGCGCTGGCCAGCGCCTTTAGGAACTCCGGCGGCAACGATCGAGCTTCCCCCAGCGCCCGGCTCAGCAGATACACCTTCGCCGCATACTCGATCCGCTCCATCCGCACCCAGGCCTCCTCCAGCGTGCGCCCCACGGTCACCACCCCATGATGGGGCAGCAGCACCGCATCGTGCTCCCGGATCCACTCCCGGATCGCCAGGGCGTCGTCCTCCGAGCTGGGGACGGCCAGCCGGGCAGTCGGGACCTTTCCCACGGTCATGACCACCTCCGGCAGGATCTCGGAGGGGAACGTCACCCCGGCCACGGTGAGGGCGACGGTGAAGGGGGGATGGGCGTGAAGGACGGCCCCGATGTCGGGGCGTTGCCGATAGGCTTCCAGGTGCATCGGCCATTCCGAGGAGGGCATCGCCCCGCCCCGGCCCGGCCGCACCACCCGTCCCTCTGGATCGATCACCACCAAGTCCTCCGGGCGCAGGTGCCCCTTGCTCCGCCCCCGCGGGGTGATCAGAAAACGCTCCGCATCCACGCGGACCGAGAGGTTCCCGTCGTTGGCGGAGACCAGGCCCCGGGCGTAAAGCCGTGCCCCGATCTCCACCAGCGCCTCCCGTAATCGCTGTTCCCGCACTCCCCACCGCATTCCGCTGCCTCCTCGCTCGGGATACGGATCGGCGCGCTCCCGCCGAGCGCGTTCCGCCACCAATGATAACCCAGGAACATCATCGCTCCGCCTCCATAGTCCGTAGGGTAAAATGAGGACGGAGCGGGAAGTCATCCGCCGCCGCGTCGCGGAGACCCTTCTCGATCCTGAGGCGATGGAGGCCCTGGTGGAAGCCTCGGGGGGATTGTTGGGGACCTCCTCTTGGCCCTGATGCATCAACGCGAGGGGCAAAACGCTTATCGGGAGCTGGCCCAACAGAACCCGGAGGTTTTCTTGCCCCATCTGGCGAGGAGCCTGAACGATCTGGGCATGTGGCTCTCCGAACTGGGCCGGCGGGAGGAGGCCCTGCAGGCCACCCGGGAAGCCGTGGAGATCTACCGCCGGCTGGCCCCACAACGCCCCCAGACCTTCCTCCCCGACCTGGCGATGAGCCTGGGGGCCTACGGAAGCGTCCTTCTGGACCTGGGGCGCGCGCGGGAAGCTCGTGAGGCCTTCGCGGAGGGGTTGCGGATCCTGCTCCCTTTCCTCCGCGCGGAGCCCGCCGCCTTCCGGGAGCCGGCCTCCGTCATGCTCCAGGGTTACCAGAGGGCCTGCGAAGCGCTGGGGGAAACTCCTGATGCGCCCCTCATCGGGGAGATCTCTCGAAACCTCGTCACGCCGGCGATCGAACCGGACGTCCTTCCAGGATCAGCTCCGTAAACGGAGGGGTAACAAGGGTTGACCCTTCCACCGGCACGGGACGGCCGTCCGCCCATGCCCGGGCCGGCGCGAATCCGTGAAACTCAAGCCGGAATCCGCCTTCCGGCTCGGAGAGCTCCCCCTCGCGAATCCGATGGATGCGC
The window above is part of the Thermoflexus hugenholtzii JAD2 genome. Proteins encoded here:
- a CDS encoding glycosyltransferase family 87 protein is translated as MKTLEAFSRISVLCVYLLAAAAVILLRTPIDYPVYAMAAYGFSRGEDVYSWAEGEYARAAEALGFSRYAPPYRYPPLAALLVLPGLSLPDRGMGIWVAAQALSALLTAEVLARMARDPARRILIRLGVGLLPPFFVSLYAGQINPLVTLGMILAVRWIGRGREGWGGLLLGLSLMLKPLALGPAALCLYEGRRRALAGMALGVALSLAAGLLAFGPPAMGFLRLHLPTSGGVYPPAQNLPGLAARWLIRHPYGFSLADDAGIARGVGWGLAGMLLLLTGIALGRPGKAHPDFVRRAGLVAIAFLLANPGTWYHHGTILSLPLAAWLTQPGHSRIGWGVLGASVGAIAIWGVAWHAFVGWTPLLDLATLGSLGLWALLAREIRQESPR
- the ppdK gene encoding pyruvate, phosphate dikinase, yielding MKKWVYLFEEGYREIPAERRRDLLGGKGAGLAEMAGAGLPVPPGFTITTEACNAYFAAGRQFPEGLWEQVLEALHRVEEKVGRRFGDPQNPLLVSVRSGAKFSMPGMMDTVLNVGLTDETVKGLIAQTGDERFAYDAYRRLIQMFGRIVKGIPGERFEHILDRYKAKTKGKQDTDLTAEMLRDIVEEFKALYRKELEEEFPQDPLEQLRQAIRAVFDSWFGKRAVDYRNFYKIPHDLGTACNVQTMVFGNMGFDSATGVAFTRNPATGEKELYGEYLPNAQGEDVVAGIRTPLKITKKASQEWAREHGISEEERRLRYPSLEERMPETYQQFLEVAALLERHYRDVQDLEFTIERGRLWMLQTRTGKRTAKAAVKIAVDMVHEGLITKEEAVMRVEPEQINQLLLPRFDEKAKERAREKGDLLARGLNASPGAATGHAVFDADTAEAWGRDGRPVILVRPETTPDDVHGMIAARGILTQRGGATSHAAVVARGLGKPAVVGCEALQIDLERKQFSVNGRVIREGDFISIDGSTGEVFAGQIPTIDPNLAEERELAELLAWADEFRRLQVWANADYPRDARKAREFGAEGIGLARTEHMFFEADRLPYVRQMILNAPEAQRLMDQLRAAQQAAQARPDDPKAQKALREAERAVRTSKAVKAYRKALDRLLPVQRKDFEGLFEAMDGLPVIIRLIDPPMHEFLPRYEELLAEVVELRTRIEERRKIKGYRPRKGEKSIRQMEEELAEKEALLRAVNALREMNPMLGLRGIRLGILYPDIIRLQVRAILEAACNVKRRGITPKPEIMIPLSADVKELQIVREIVDEVAREVMAREGVEIEYKFGTMIEVPRAALLAAEIAQVAEFFSFGTNDLTQTVWAISRDDAEGKFLLRYLEEKIVPENPFQVLDRKGVGRLMRMAVEEGRRTRPDLEVGICGEHGGDPSSIEFCHEIGLNYVSASPYRVPVARLAAAQAALKERAARIETR
- a CDS encoding class II aldolase/adducin family protein: MRWGVREQRLREALVEIGARLYARGLVSANDGNLSVRVDAERFLITPRGRSKGHLRPEDLVVIDPEGRVVRPGRGGAMPSSEWPMHLEAYRQRPDIGAVLHAHPPFTVALTVAGVTFPSEILPEVVMTVGKVPTARLAVPSSEDDALAIREWIREHDAVLLPHHGVVTVGRTLEEAWVRMERIEYAAKVYLLSRALGEARSLPPEFLKALASAG
- a CDS encoding tetratricopeptide repeat protein yields the protein MPHLARSLNDLGMWLSELGRREEALQATREAVEIYRRLAPQRPQTFLPDLAMSLGAYGSVLLDLGRAREAREAFAEGLRILLPFLRAEPAAFREPASVMLQGYQRACEALGETPDAPLIGEISRNLVTPAIEPDVLPGSAP